The following are encoded together in the Luteolibacter rhizosphaerae genome:
- a CDS encoding DUF4339 domain-containing protein, whose product MYYVSIEDEVSGPFTVEELGQLIAEHKITPHTMAVMEGYEDWKPLGKLIHIQGEEQPHVTKDVKHGKKCPFCGGKDLKTATRDFYSTGFSRVFAPKVCNYCQAIWTPQIETSTAFLIVAVGLIGIVAAMMVMGPHISHVVGWRDTAPKSIGDVAAANWVIGGVILVVGATAVRKGLRYLMSAKARAFRVLRHPQRI is encoded by the coding sequence ATGTACTATGTGTCGATCGAGGATGAGGTGAGCGGCCCCTTTACGGTGGAAGAGCTCGGACAGCTTATCGCGGAGCATAAGATCACGCCGCATACGATGGCGGTGATGGAGGGATATGAGGATTGGAAGCCGCTGGGGAAGCTTATCCATATCCAAGGGGAGGAGCAGCCGCATGTGACGAAGGATGTGAAGCACGGGAAGAAATGTCCTTTCTGCGGCGGGAAGGATTTGAAGACAGCGACGAGGGATTTCTATTCCACGGGGTTCTCGCGGGTATTCGCGCCGAAGGTGTGCAACTATTGTCAGGCGATATGGACACCGCAGATCGAGACCTCGACGGCGTTTCTTATCGTGGCGGTGGGGCTTATCGGGATCGTGGCGGCGATGATGGTGATGGGGCCGCATATTTCCCATGTGGTGGGGTGGAGGGATACGGCGCCGAAATCGATCGGTGATGTGGCGGCGGCGAACTGGGTGATCGGCGGTGTTATTCTCGTGGTGGGGGCGACGGCGGTGAGGAAGGGGCTGCGGTATCTGATGTCCGCGAAGGCGCGGGCGTTCCGGGTGCTGAGGCATCCGCAGAGGATTTAA
- the aroC gene encoding chorismate synthase: MSSTFGHAFRIHTFGESHGGGVGVVIDGVPPRVKVTAEDIQVELDRRRPGQSEIVTPRKEADRAEILSGVVDGVTLGTPIAVVVRNEDQRPGAYEEMAVKYRPSHADYTYDAKYGVRALSGGGRASARETIGRVAAAAVAKKVLDQLAPGIEVLAWVKSIHDLNATVDAETVTFDEIEGNIVRTGDAAMVEPMIERIKAVRAEGNSVGGVVECVIRNCPPGLGEPVFDKLEAELAKAMLSLPATKGFEIGSGFAGTLLTGREHNDPFRMVEGKVRTTSNRSGGIQGGISNGENIVFRVAFKPTATIMTSQETVTNTGENTELAGRGRHDACVLPRAVPMVEAMAVLVLCDHLLRQRGQVGGFPAPEE, translated from the coding sequence ATGTCATCGACTTTCGGCCACGCGTTCCGCATCCACACCTTCGGGGAATCTCATGGAGGCGGTGTGGGCGTGGTGATCGATGGGGTGCCGCCGCGGGTGAAGGTGACGGCGGAGGACATTCAGGTGGAGCTCGACCGGCGGAGGCCGGGGCAGAGCGAGATCGTGACCCCGCGGAAGGAAGCGGACCGGGCGGAGATCCTCTCGGGCGTGGTGGACGGGGTGACGCTGGGCACGCCGATCGCGGTGGTGGTGCGGAACGAGGACCAGCGGCCCGGGGCCTATGAGGAGATGGCGGTGAAGTATCGCCCCTCCCACGCGGACTATACCTACGATGCGAAGTACGGGGTGCGGGCGCTTTCCGGCGGCGGGCGGGCTTCGGCGCGCGAGACGATCGGGCGGGTGGCGGCGGCGGCGGTGGCGAAGAAGGTGCTGGATCAACTGGCGCCGGGAATCGAGGTGCTGGCCTGGGTGAAATCGATTCACGACCTGAATGCGACGGTGGATGCGGAGACGGTGACTTTTGACGAGATCGAGGGGAACATCGTGCGGACCGGTGATGCGGCGATGGTGGAGCCGATGATCGAGCGGATCAAAGCGGTGCGTGCCGAGGGGAATTCGGTGGGCGGCGTGGTGGAGTGCGTGATCCGGAATTGTCCGCCGGGGCTGGGCGAGCCGGTTTTCGACAAGCTGGAGGCGGAGTTGGCGAAGGCGATGCTCTCGCTGCCGGCGACGAAGGGCTTCGAGATCGGATCTGGCTTCGCGGGGACGCTTCTAACAGGCCGCGAGCACAACGACCCCTTCCGGATGGTGGAGGGCAAGGTGCGGACGACGAGCAACCGCTCCGGCGGGATTCAGGGCGGGATTTCCAATGGCGAGAACATCGTGTTCCGCGTGGCCTTCAAGCCGACGGCGACGATCATGACGTCGCAGGAGACGGTGACGAATACCGGCGAGAATACGGAGCTGGCTGGGCGGGGCCGCCATGATGCCTGCGTGCTGCCGCGCGCGGTGCCGATGGTGGAAGCGATGGCGGTGCTGGTGCTGTGCGATCACCTGCTGCGGCAGCGCGGGCAGGTGGGCGGATTCCCTGCGCCGGAGGAGTGA
- a CDS encoding SLC13 family permease, whose protein sequence is MTWEIGLTLGVIALTLIAFIREWAAPDVIALTVLVGVVALGLIDVGDMSLVFKNEAPLAIAALFIIGGSLEASGAVDHIGRFLRDKLPSNIRMAILSFSILAGFFSAWMNNTAIVAILLPVALGFTRSRDMSPSKILMPLSYASILGGCCTLIGTSTNLLVNGTLKDMKMEPMTMFQLAPVGIPLSIAGIAYLAIFGPKLIPSRSTISGSLDIKDRTTPLYHILIGENSPLIGKPLKDTPFFDRSKHVHIMEVRRKGTREMRSLSTLTVEKNDRFLVALHGRSSKAVKAEELCQEIGASLLSTIDGVVTELVIRDESSLHGRTLAKSDFRQHYNSVVIAVHRNGVNITNQLAEIPLETGDTLLVITAVNNLTALDETRDFILTDIADEASGSDAPTKPRHHSWVSWATLIGVVLVATLTDILGGEDGKGIISWLPVIPIHYAAMVGALILLWSKILTPREAYASIDWQVLLMLYGLLGLGMAMQSTGTAKWLAESMVELAQGFVTPDLMPIVMLWLIFLLTLLLTEVLSNNATAVMMVPIVVTLAHTLGVSHWPFVMAVTVAASTAFALPMGYQTHMMVYGPGGFRFSDFLRVGIPLNIICWVVSCLLIPLIWPF, encoded by the coding sequence ATGACTTGGGAAATCGGCCTCACCCTGGGCGTCATCGCCTTGACGCTCATCGCCTTCATCCGGGAATGGGCAGCACCGGACGTCATCGCCCTCACCGTGCTGGTCGGCGTGGTCGCCCTCGGTTTGATCGATGTCGGCGATATGTCGCTGGTCTTCAAGAATGAGGCTCCGCTCGCCATCGCCGCCCTCTTCATCATCGGCGGCTCGCTTGAAGCTTCCGGTGCCGTCGATCACATCGGCCGCTTCCTCCGCGACAAGCTGCCGAGCAATATCCGGATGGCCATTCTGAGCTTTTCGATTCTCGCAGGCTTCTTCAGCGCGTGGATGAACAACACGGCCATCGTTGCCATCCTTCTGCCCGTCGCCTTGGGATTCACACGTTCGCGGGACATGTCCCCGTCCAAGATCCTGATGCCACTTTCCTACGCATCCATCCTCGGCGGCTGCTGCACCCTCATCGGAACCTCCACCAACCTGCTGGTGAATGGCACCCTCAAGGACATGAAGATGGAGCCGATGACCATGTTCCAATTGGCTCCGGTCGGCATCCCGCTCTCCATCGCCGGCATCGCTTACCTCGCCATTTTCGGGCCGAAGCTGATTCCCTCCCGCTCCACCATCTCCGGCAGCCTCGATATCAAGGACCGCACCACGCCGCTCTATCACATCCTCATCGGCGAAAACTCCCCGCTGATCGGCAAGCCCCTCAAAGACACCCCCTTCTTCGACCGCTCGAAGCACGTCCACATCATGGAAGTGCGCCGCAAGGGCACCCGCGAAATGCGCTCCCTCAGCACGCTCACCGTCGAGAAAAACGACCGCTTCCTCGTCGCCCTCCACGGCCGCAGCAGCAAGGCGGTGAAAGCCGAGGAACTCTGCCAGGAGATCGGCGCCAGCCTGCTCTCCACCATCGATGGCGTCGTCACCGAACTCGTCATCCGCGACGAGTCCTCGCTCCATGGCCGCACCCTCGCGAAGTCCGACTTCCGCCAGCACTACAACAGCGTCGTTATCGCCGTTCACCGCAATGGCGTGAACATCACCAACCAGCTCGCCGAGATCCCCCTCGAAACCGGCGACACCCTCCTCGTCATCACCGCGGTGAACAACCTCACCGCCCTCGACGAAACCCGCGACTTCATCCTCACCGATATCGCGGACGAAGCCTCCGGCTCCGATGCCCCGACCAAGCCGCGCCATCACTCTTGGGTTTCATGGGCGACCCTCATCGGCGTCGTCCTCGTCGCCACGCTCACCGACATCCTCGGCGGCGAAGACGGGAAGGGGATCATCTCCTGGCTCCCCGTCATCCCCATCCACTACGCCGCCATGGTCGGCGCGCTCATCCTCCTCTGGTCGAAGATCCTCACCCCGCGCGAGGCCTACGCCAGCATCGATTGGCAGGTGCTTCTCATGCTCTACGGCCTGCTCGGCCTCGGCATGGCCATGCAATCCACCGGCACTGCCAAGTGGCTCGCGGAAAGCATGGTCGAGCTGGCCCAAGGCTTCGTCACCCCGGACCTCATGCCGATCGTCATGCTCTGGCTGATCTTCCTCCTCACCCTGCTGCTCACCGAGGTTCTTTCTAACAACGCCACCGCCGTGATGATGGTGCCCATCGTCGTCACCCTCGCGCACACCCTCGGCGTCAGCCATTGGCCCTTCGTCATGGCCGTCACCGTCGCCGCCTCCACTGCCTTCGCCCTGCCCATGGGCTATCAGACCCACATGATGGTGTATGGCCCCGGGGGCTTCCGATTCTCGGATTTCCTCCGCGTCGGCATCCCGCTGAATATCATCTGCTGGGTCGTCTCCTGCCTCCTCATCCCCCTGATCTGGCCATTCTGA
- the gatB gene encoding Asp-tRNA(Asn)/Glu-tRNA(Gln) amidotransferase subunit GatB, whose product MPYLVTIGLEVHCQVKTRTKMFCACETSFGEEPNTRTCPVCLGLPGALPVLNRHAIEKTLLAGLLLDCGSPEISRWDRKSYFYPDMPKNFQTTQMDFPLCIGGEVPLYDFCYPTDMRKNIPRPGQKVRLNRIHLEEDVAKSTHLGTSSLIDFNRAGTPLMEIVSEPDIESAEEAMAYIRSLQMILQQGGISDADMEKGQMRADVNISLRRTKDDPLGAKIELKNLNSISAIRRAIQFETERQAEELDAGIPQVQSTRRWDDDRGESTLMRTKEDAHDYRYFPCPDLLPVVTAPLLEKVRPLLVERPHERAARYEKDFGVSAYDGSVLAADLPLATYFEELAATPGLPGKKAANFLLNTLLGTLNERSVAIADSPLGAAKIGALLTLVEGGTLALSQAKEVLAVLLDAPEKDPAAVAKELGFEPTDAGELEGLCDQVIAANPDKVAEIKAGNEKLLNWLTGQVMKASSTKPNPKQVTDILKGKI is encoded by the coding sequence ATGCCTTACCTCGTCACCATCGGTCTAGAAGTCCACTGCCAGGTCAAAACGCGCACGAAGATGTTCTGCGCCTGCGAGACGTCCTTCGGCGAGGAACCGAATACCCGTACCTGCCCGGTCTGCCTGGGCCTGCCGGGGGCGCTGCCGGTGCTGAACCGCCATGCGATCGAGAAGACGTTGCTGGCGGGACTGTTGCTGGATTGCGGCTCGCCGGAGATCTCGCGCTGGGACCGGAAGAGCTACTTCTACCCGGACATGCCGAAGAATTTCCAGACGACGCAGATGGATTTTCCGTTGTGCATCGGAGGTGAGGTGCCGCTCTACGACTTCTGCTACCCGACGGACATGCGGAAGAACATCCCCCGCCCCGGCCAGAAGGTGCGGCTGAACCGGATCCACCTGGAAGAGGACGTGGCGAAGTCCACCCACCTCGGCACTTCCTCGCTGATCGACTTCAACCGCGCGGGAACGCCGCTGATGGAGATCGTGAGCGAGCCGGACATCGAGTCGGCGGAGGAGGCGATGGCCTACATCCGCTCGCTGCAGATGATCCTGCAGCAAGGCGGGATCTCCGATGCGGACATGGAGAAGGGCCAGATGCGGGCGGATGTGAACATCTCGCTGCGGCGCACGAAGGATGATCCTCTGGGTGCGAAGATCGAGTTGAAGAACCTGAACTCGATTTCGGCGATCCGGCGGGCGATCCAGTTCGAGACGGAGCGTCAGGCCGAGGAACTGGATGCAGGCATTCCCCAGGTGCAATCGACCCGCCGCTGGGACGACGACCGTGGTGAATCCACCCTGATGCGGACGAAGGAGGATGCGCACGACTACCGCTACTTCCCCTGCCCCGACCTGCTGCCGGTGGTGACCGCGCCTCTGCTGGAGAAGGTGCGACCGCTGCTGGTGGAGCGTCCGCACGAGCGGGCAGCGCGATATGAGAAGGATTTCGGTGTGAGCGCTTACGACGGCTCGGTGCTGGCCGCGGATCTGCCGCTGGCCACCTACTTCGAGGAACTCGCCGCGACGCCGGGCCTGCCGGGCAAGAAGGCGGCGAACTTCCTGCTGAACACGCTGCTGGGCACGCTGAACGAGCGCTCGGTGGCGATCGCCGACTCACCGCTGGGGGCCGCGAAGATCGGGGCTCTGCTGACTTTGGTGGAAGGTGGCACCTTGGCACTAAGCCAGGCGAAGGAAGTGCTGGCGGTGCTTCTGGATGCACCGGAGAAGGATCCTGCGGCGGTGGCGAAGGAGCTCGGCTTCGAGCCAACCGATGCTGGTGAGCTGGAGGGCCTGTGCGATCAGGTCATCGCGGCGAATCCGGACAAGGTGGCCGAGATCAAGGCTGGCAACGAGAAGCTGCTGAACTGGCTGACAGGCCAAGTGATGAAGGCTTCCTCGACCAAGCCGAATCCGAAGCAGGTGACGGACATTCTAAAAGGAAAGATCTAA
- a CDS encoding DUF2185 domain-containing protein — MAAKDTKFKIPAEEIKDLIPPMGACLATDRITVDGAKVGYMYREEADDEGDSGWRFFSGDETQEYAGDPSNWAAYEVNTICNYDPAIIPYLGSEAGTAFGRIEGTDLFEGEELEEG, encoded by the coding sequence ATGGCTGCGAAAGACACGAAGTTCAAGATTCCCGCGGAGGAGATCAAAGATCTGATTCCGCCGATGGGGGCCTGTCTCGCCACAGATCGCATCACCGTGGACGGAGCGAAGGTGGGATACATGTACCGCGAGGAAGCGGACGATGAGGGCGACTCCGGATGGCGTTTCTTTTCCGGTGACGAGACTCAGGAATACGCGGGAGACCCGTCGAACTGGGCGGCCTATGAGGTAAACACGATCTGCAACTACGATCCCGCGATCATCCCATATCTGGGCTCCGAGGCGGGCACGGCATTCGGTCGCATCGAGGGCACGGATTTGTTCGAAGGGGAAGAGCTCGAGGAGGGCTAA
- a CDS encoding DNA-methyltransferase, producing the protein MLHHGDCLQVLPTLPEASVDLVVTSPPYNLGINYRSFDDTAGRGEFIEWCKAWAAELKRVLVDEGSFFLNVGASPANPLLPHQIVLAFTEGPEPLFVLQNTFHWIKSITVETRGGEQISAGHFKPINSKRFVNDCHEYVFHLSKRGDVPVDRRGAGVPYQDKSNIARWGHTGGVDRRCRGNTWFIPYDTIQSRDKERPHPASFPVGLVEQCIRIHGKGEETRLLDPFLGIGTSAVAAQRMGVKEFTGIELDDYYLSVARERLAPPKEEQPGLF; encoded by the coding sequence ATGCTGCACCACGGCGATTGCCTGCAAGTCCTGCCCACGCTGCCCGAGGCATCGGTGGATCTGGTGGTAACATCCCCGCCCTACAATCTGGGGATCAACTACCGGAGCTTCGACGATACCGCGGGCCGCGGGGAGTTTATCGAGTGGTGCAAGGCATGGGCGGCGGAGCTCAAACGGGTTCTGGTGGATGAGGGCTCTTTCTTCCTGAACGTCGGTGCCTCACCGGCAAACCCCTTGCTGCCACACCAGATCGTGCTGGCTTTCACGGAGGGGCCGGAACCGCTCTTCGTGCTGCAGAATACTTTTCACTGGATCAAGTCGATCACGGTGGAGACGCGGGGCGGCGAGCAGATCAGTGCGGGACATTTCAAACCGATCAACTCGAAGCGCTTCGTGAATGACTGTCACGAGTATGTGTTCCACCTGAGCAAGCGCGGCGATGTGCCGGTAGACCGCCGCGGGGCCGGGGTGCCCTATCAGGACAAGTCGAACATCGCCCGCTGGGGACATACCGGCGGAGTGGACCGGCGCTGCCGCGGGAATACCTGGTTCATCCCCTACGATACCATCCAATCGCGCGACAAGGAGCGGCCGCATCCGGCGAGCTTCCCGGTGGGACTGGTGGAGCAGTGCATCCGGATTCACGGGAAGGGTGAAGAGACCCGGCTCCTAGATCCTTTCCTGGGGATCGGGACCTCGGCGGTGGCGGCCCAGCGGATGGGAGTGAAGGAGTTCACGGGGATCGAGCTGGACGACTATTATCTTTCGGTGGCGAGGGAGAGGCTGGCTCCTCCCAAGGAAGAACAACCAGGACTGTTCTGA
- a CDS encoding Hsp33 family molecular chaperone HslO encodes MPEPEQVEVEEYVRVESIFVRHRNALLLRAQFTPIYTDYYLHLMQHGIRHSADLDQMLKDFMAGLTLHVVARPWAETIAWTVNLRAPRVNVFVTGGSLQESVTGRLFTEDVREPDRNFFYSQVIAKQLPEPRLSTLEVDDRDPLHWVEQFYAQSEQRMARMFRHDDEVFSLIVAQPDCDEEWLAALDEEGAARIQETEETNLLETRRFRFHCGCDLGKILPVLGSWRERPDDLFEDADVITVQCPRCAARYRVTRDMI; translated from the coding sequence GTGCCAGAGCCGGAGCAGGTAGAAGTCGAGGAATACGTCAGGGTCGAATCCATCTTCGTCCGTCATCGGAATGCCCTGCTGCTGCGGGCGCAGTTCACGCCGATCTACACGGACTACTATTTGCATCTGATGCAGCACGGCATCCGCCACAGTGCGGATCTGGATCAGATGCTGAAAGACTTCATGGCCGGGCTGACGCTGCATGTGGTGGCGCGTCCCTGGGCGGAGACCATTGCGTGGACCGTGAACCTGCGGGCCCCGCGGGTAAATGTGTTCGTGACGGGAGGCTCGCTGCAGGAGTCAGTGACGGGACGTCTTTTCACCGAGGATGTCCGCGAGCCGGACCGGAACTTCTTCTATTCCCAAGTCATCGCGAAGCAGCTCCCGGAGCCCCGGCTCTCGACCTTGGAGGTCGATGACCGCGATCCGCTTCATTGGGTGGAGCAGTTCTACGCCCAGTCCGAGCAGCGGATGGCGCGGATGTTCCGGCACGATGACGAGGTCTTCTCGCTGATCGTGGCGCAGCCGGATTGCGACGAGGAGTGGCTGGCCGCGCTGGATGAAGAAGGTGCCGCGCGGATCCAAGAGACAGAGGAAACCAATCTGCTGGAGACGCGGCGCTTCCGATTCCACTGTGGATGTGATCTCGGGAAGATCCTGCCGGTGCTGGGCTCCTGGCGCGAGCGACCGGACGATCTTTTCGAGGATGCCGATGTCATCACGGTGCAATGCCCGCGCTGTGCGGCGAGGTACCGGGTGACGCGGGATATGATCTAA
- a CDS encoding glucosyl-3-phosphoglycerate synthase: protein MKPAAFHHRDFNNLQALVAEKEAVGLRVSLCIPTLNEEGTIARIVSVLRSELLEKHSLLDEIVVIDSGSTDRTRVLAADAGAEVILAADILPFQGHRMGKGENLWKAVHQLRGDILCFVDGDIGNIHPRFVYGTVGPLIRHPEIGYVKGFYERPLLAAEGVDPRGGGRVTEILVRPLLQRFCPELAGLHQPLAGEYAARREILETIPFPTGYGVETAHLLDVWRAHGIGAIAQTDLDERIHRNRSLAQLGRMSSEILEAFFSRVPVPSAGAGERLPMISLPDYLQRFPEAASRARKRA, encoded by the coding sequence ATGAAGCCTGCAGCATTCCATCACCGGGATTTCAACAATCTGCAGGCTCTCGTCGCGGAGAAAGAGGCCGTGGGCTTGCGGGTCTCGCTTTGCATCCCTACACTCAACGAGGAAGGCACCATCGCTCGTATCGTATCCGTGCTGCGGAGCGAGCTGTTAGAGAAGCATTCCCTGTTGGACGAGATCGTGGTGATCGATTCGGGCTCGACGGACCGCACGCGGGTGCTGGCGGCGGATGCCGGGGCGGAAGTGATTCTCGCGGCGGACATTCTCCCCTTCCAAGGGCATCGGATGGGCAAAGGGGAAAACCTGTGGAAGGCTGTTCACCAATTGCGCGGCGATATCCTGTGCTTCGTGGACGGTGATATCGGAAACATTCATCCGCGCTTCGTCTACGGTACCGTGGGGCCGCTGATCCGGCATCCGGAGATCGGCTACGTGAAGGGATTCTACGAGCGTCCGCTGCTGGCGGCGGAAGGCGTGGATCCGCGCGGCGGCGGCCGGGTGACGGAGATTCTGGTGCGTCCTCTCTTGCAGCGCTTTTGCCCCGAGTTGGCAGGACTGCACCAGCCGCTGGCCGGGGAGTATGCGGCACGGCGCGAAATTCTGGAGACGATCCCCTTCCCCACCGGCTACGGGGTGGAGACGGCGCATCTGCTGGATGTCTGGCGGGCTCACGGGATCGGGGCGATCGCCCAGACGGATCTGGACGAGCGCATCCATCGGAACCGCTCGCTAGCCCAGCTCGGGAGGATGTCCTCGGAGATCCTGGAAGCATTCTTCTCGCGGGTGCCGGTGCCCTCCGCAGGTGCAGGCGAGCGGCTGCCGATGATTTCACTGCCGGACTATCTCCAGCGCTTCCCTGAAGCGGCCTCCCGCGCTAGGAAGAGAGCGTGA
- a CDS encoding GNAT family N-acetyltransferase, translating into MSLPEIRKLVPEDYASALALLCHLNPGISEEVLKQRFETILAEHGHYHAFGAFLDGKLAALAGVWIATKVWCGKYLELDNLVVDPELRSSGLGSALIRHLEELARAEDCNLVVLDSYTSNHSSHRLYHRLGFEIRGFHFVKPLGPLDR; encoded by the coding sequence GTGAGCCTGCCTGAGATCCGCAAGCTGGTGCCCGAGGACTATGCGTCTGCACTCGCTCTGCTCTGCCATCTGAACCCGGGGATTTCCGAGGAGGTGCTGAAGCAGCGCTTCGAGACGATCCTCGCCGAACATGGGCACTATCATGCCTTCGGTGCCTTCCTAGACGGGAAGCTGGCCGCACTGGCCGGAGTCTGGATCGCGACGAAGGTCTGGTGCGGCAAGTATCTGGAGCTGGACAATCTGGTGGTGGATCCCGAGCTGCGCTCCAGCGGGCTGGGCAGCGCGCTGATCCGGCATCTGGAGGAATTGGCACGCGCGGAGGACTGCAATCTGGTGGTGCTGGACAGTTATACTTCGAATCATTCCTCGCACCGTCTCTATCACCGGCTAGGGTTTGAAATCCGGGGCTTCCATTTCGTCAAGCCGCTGGGGCCGCTCGACCGCTGA
- a CDS encoding HAD family hydrolase, with product MSIRAVLFDIYGTLLRSDAGEIHPDPALRAEIAKAHAASPHPFPEVDIREIHAALNPGRTGDEIEKLSMEAEQRSNPVTAMEGAAETLESLKGRGLALGLISNAQFYTVPVLEKCIGKGLLDAGISPALCCFSYLERRAKPDAYLFEAVRERLAQNGIEANQVLYVGNDVRNDIEPARACGFLTALFAGDENSLRLRGRSLDGSGADHVIHDLREILKLV from the coding sequence GTGAGCATCCGGGCGGTGCTATTCGACATCTACGGCACGCTGCTGAGATCGGATGCCGGTGAGATCCATCCGGACCCGGCCTTGCGGGCGGAGATCGCGAAGGCTCATGCGGCCTCGCCTCATCCCTTCCCCGAGGTGGATATCCGGGAGATCCATGCGGCGCTGAATCCCGGGAGAACGGGAGACGAGATCGAGAAGCTATCGATGGAGGCCGAACAGCGGAGCAATCCGGTGACAGCCATGGAGGGAGCAGCGGAGACTCTGGAGTCTCTAAAGGGGCGAGGGCTGGCCTTGGGGCTGATCTCGAATGCCCAGTTCTACACGGTGCCGGTGCTAGAAAAATGCATCGGGAAAGGTCTGTTAGACGCGGGAATCTCCCCTGCCCTCTGCTGCTTCTCCTATCTGGAGCGGAGGGCCAAGCCGGATGCCTATCTCTTCGAGGCGGTGCGTGAACGTTTGGCTCAGAACGGCATCGAGGCGAATCAGGTGCTGTATGTGGGGAACGATGTGCGCAACGACATCGAGCCGGCGCGAGCATGCGGCTTCCTCACGGCGCTATTCGCCGGAGACGAGAACTCCCTGCGTCTCCGCGGGAGGAGTCTGGATGGCAGCGGTGCCGACCATGTGATCCATGATCTGCGGGAGATCCTCAAGCTGGTGTAG